The SAR202 cluster bacterium genome contains a region encoding:
- a CDS encoding response regulator translates to MTDQFLGKQMLIIDDHVATGLTLKAILEREDYRVWYASNADQANDLVDSQDFDFAIIDLDVDRNGINVLQSLKARQPRCSAMILTGYPSQEAAEAAFREGAVSFMTKPCDIQELKRVIRQALEQPASD, encoded by the coding sequence ATGACAGACCAATTCTTAGGTAAGCAGATGCTTATCATAGACGACCACGTGGCCACGGGCCTTACTCTCAAGGCTATCCTGGAGCGGGAGGACTATCGCGTCTGGTACGCCAGCAACGCCGACCAGGCCAACGACCTGGTGGACAGCCAAGACTTCGACTTCGCCATCATTGACCTGGATGTGGACCGCAACGGCATCAACGTCCTCCAGTCTCTAAAGGCCCGCCAGCCCCGTTGCAGCGCCATGATCCTCACCGGATACCCCTCCCAAGAGGCCGCTGAGGCCGCCTTCCGGGAAGGCGCGGTCAGTTTTATGACCAAGCCCTGCGACATTCAGGAGCTTAAGCGCGTCATACGTCAGGCGCTGGAGCAGCCCGCCTCCGACTAG